Proteins from a single region of Streptomyces glaucescens:
- a CDS encoding WhiB family transcriptional regulator, whose translation MDWRHNAVCREEDPELFFPIGNTGPALLQIEEAKAVCRRCPVIEQCLQWALESGQDSGVWGGLSEDERRAMKRRAARNRARQASA comes from the coding sequence ATGGACTGGCGTCACAACGCCGTTTGCCGCGAGGAAGACCCCGAGCTCTTCTTCCCCATCGGCAACACCGGTCCTGCGCTGCTGCAGATCGAGGAAGCCAAGGCCGTCTGCCGTCGCTGCCCGGTGATCGAGCAGTGTCTGCAGTGGGCGCTCGAGTCCGGCCAGGACTCCGGCGTCTGGGGTGGTCTCAGCGAGGACGAGCGCCGCGCGATGAAGCGCCGCGCCGCCCGCAACCGGGCCCGTCAGGCCTCCGCCTGA